In Pseudoduganella albidiflava, a single window of DNA contains:
- a CDS encoding FdhF/YdeP family oxidoreductase: MGRKDVPGIGEYGGPAGGWGALQAVAKALRGEMNAHSTTILLQVNQPTGFDCPGCAWPDPRHGSSFEFCENGAKAVSWEATNKRVTPEFFAQHSVSELWQRDDFNLEFEGRLTHPMVYDAATDHYVPIAWDDAFARIGAALRSLPDPDMAEFYASGRASNEAAFLYQLFAREYGTNNFPDCSNMCHEATSVGLPESIGVGKGTVSLEDFDHCDAIFSFGHNPGTNHPRMLATLRAAALRHAPIVVFNPLKERSLERFKSPQSPVEMTVGKAVPIATHYYQVRIGGDSAVVKGMMKALLAADARQVAQGGPSLLDRDFIRDHTSGFATLVADLDNTSWDEIERVSGLPRADIEMAADVYANAKRVIICYGMGITQHRHGTSNVQQLANLLLLGGHIGREGAGICPLRGHSNVQGDRTVGITEIPSQGFLDSLERVFGIKAPRHHGHGAVAALEAMRDGRSKALVCLGGNLPVAMPDPQACFDAIRGLDLCVHIATKLNRSHLLVGKKAGQLSFILPCLGRTERDVQATGPQSVTVEDSMSMVHSSHGTLPPASEHLRSEPAIVAGIAKATLPQSKVDWDGLVADYSRIRDKIEQVFPDFDHYNERVAQPRGFRLESPAMRREWRTRTGKANFLVSDSRRERPLARPGEDDPLVLATIRSHDQYNTTIYGKNDRYRGVTGRRDVIFVHEDDLAARGLEHGDMVDVEAVAECDHPDQPRILRNLVAVAFDIARGSAAAYYPEANGLVALSNYDERSGTPSYKSIPIVLRRAASGGQDRAVTD; the protein is encoded by the coding sequence ATGGGAAGGAAAGATGTTCCGGGGATCGGCGAATATGGCGGGCCGGCCGGCGGCTGGGGAGCGCTGCAGGCGGTGGCCAAGGCGTTGCGGGGCGAGATGAATGCCCACAGCACCACCATCCTGCTGCAGGTGAACCAGCCCACCGGCTTCGATTGCCCCGGCTGCGCGTGGCCCGACCCGCGCCACGGCTCCTCGTTCGAATTCTGCGAGAACGGCGCCAAGGCCGTGTCGTGGGAAGCCACCAACAAGCGCGTCACGCCCGAGTTTTTCGCACAGCACAGCGTGAGCGAGCTGTGGCAGCGGGATGATTTCAACCTGGAGTTCGAAGGGCGGCTGACGCACCCGATGGTGTACGACGCCGCCACCGACCATTACGTGCCGATCGCGTGGGACGACGCGTTCGCCCGCATCGGCGCCGCGCTGCGCAGCCTGCCGGATCCTGACATGGCCGAGTTCTACGCGTCCGGCCGGGCCTCCAACGAGGCCGCGTTCCTGTACCAGCTGTTCGCGCGCGAATACGGCACCAACAATTTCCCGGACTGTTCGAACATGTGCCACGAAGCCACCAGCGTGGGCTTGCCGGAATCGATCGGCGTAGGCAAGGGCACCGTGTCGCTGGAGGATTTCGACCATTGCGATGCGATCTTTTCGTTCGGCCACAATCCGGGCACCAACCATCCGCGCATGCTGGCCACGCTGCGCGCGGCCGCGCTGCGGCATGCGCCGATCGTGGTCTTCAATCCGCTGAAGGAACGCAGCCTGGAACGCTTCAAGTCGCCGCAGAGCCCGGTCGAGATGACGGTGGGGAAGGCGGTGCCGATCGCCACGCATTACTACCAGGTACGCATCGGCGGCGACAGCGCGGTCGTGAAAGGCATGATGAAGGCACTGCTGGCGGCGGATGCCCGGCAGGTGGCCCAAGGGGGACCGAGCCTGCTGGACCGCGATTTCATCCGCGACCATACCAGCGGCTTCGCGACGCTGGTGGCGGATCTCGACAATACTTCCTGGGACGAGATCGAGCGGGTATCCGGCCTGCCGCGCGCGGACATCGAAATGGCGGCGGACGTGTATGCGAACGCGAAACGCGTCATCATCTGCTACGGCATGGGCATCACGCAGCACCGGCATGGCACTTCCAACGTGCAGCAGCTGGCCAACCTGCTGCTGCTCGGCGGGCATATCGGCCGGGAAGGCGCCGGCATCTGCCCGCTGCGCGGCCATTCGAACGTGCAGGGCGACCGCACCGTGGGCATCACCGAAATTCCCAGCCAGGGCTTCCTCGACTCTCTGGAGCGGGTGTTCGGCATCAAGGCGCCGCGCCATCATGGCCACGGCGCCGTGGCGGCGCTGGAGGCGATGCGCGACGGCCGGTCGAAGGCGCTGGTCTGCCTCGGCGGCAACCTGCCGGTGGCGATGCCCGATCCGCAAGCCTGCTTCGACGCCATCCGCGGCCTGGACCTGTGCGTCCACATCGCGACGAAACTGAACCGTTCGCACCTGCTGGTGGGGAAGAAGGCCGGTCAACTGAGCTTCATCCTGCCCTGCCTGGGCCGCACCGAACGCGACGTGCAAGCCACCGGGCCGCAATCGGTCACGGTGGAAGATTCGATGTCGATGGTGCATTCCTCGCACGGCACGCTGCCGCCGGCCTCGGAACACCTGCGCTCGGAACCGGCCATCGTGGCCGGCATCGCGAAAGCCACGCTGCCACAGTCGAAGGTCGATTGGGACGGGCTGGTCGCGGACTACAGCCGCATCCGCGACAAGATCGAACAGGTCTTCCCCGATTTCGACCACTACAACGAGCGCGTCGCCCAGCCGCGCGGCTTCCGCCTCGAAAGCCCGGCCATGCGGCGCGAATGGCGCACCAGGACAGGCAAGGCCAATTTCCTGGTCTCCGACAGCCGGCGCGAGCGCCCGCTGGCCCGCCCGGGCGAAGACGATCCGCTGGTGCTGGCCACGATCCGCAGCCACGACCAGTACAACACCACGATCTACGGCAAGAACGACCGCTACCGGGGCGTGACGGGCCGGCGCGACGTGATCTTCGTGCACGAGGACGACCTGGCCGCGCGCGGCCTGGAACATGGCGACATGGTCGACGTGGAAGCCGTGGCCGAGTGCGACCACCCGGACCAGCCGCGCATCCTGCGCAACCTGGTGGCCGTGGCCTTCGACATCGCGCGCGGCTCGGCGGCGGCGTATTACCCGGAAGCGAACGGGCTGGTGGCGCTGTCGAACTACGATGAACGCAGCGGCACGCCGTCGTACAAGTCGATTCCGATCGTGCTGCGGCGCGCCGCTTCGGGCGGGCAGGACAGGGCGGTGACGGATTGA
- a CDS encoding efflux RND transporter permease subunit: protein MYAQLIAAVIARRWLVVCAVLCLAALGLYSYQKLPIDAVPDITNVQVQINAPAHGYSPLEVEQRITFPIETVMNGLPGLEGTRSLSKYGLSQVTVVFRDGTDIYFARQLVNERLQQARSGLPPGVEPSLGPIATGLGEIFYWTVEARDGARKPDGTPYTPTDLREIQDWVVAPQLRGVPGVTEVNTIGGYEKEFQVAPDMDRLAAHGLSLAQLMTALERNNGNAGAGYIERGGEQFVVRTPGQLRTLEEIRNIVLDVVQGAPIRVRDVADVETGRELRTGAATENGREVVLGAVFMLIGENSRSVADAARHRLEDINRSLPAGVQALPVYDRSVLVNKAIGTVRTNLAEGALLVIAILFLFLCNLRAALITAMVIPLTMLMVFTGMVQAGVSANLMSLGALDFGIIIDGAVVIVENCIRRLAHAQVAAGRPLTRGERFAEVAAAAAEARRPLLFGQLIIMTVYLPIFALTGIEGRMFHPMAVTVVMALVAAMVLSVTFVPAAVALFVTKPVAERDSRIMVKARDWYAPVLDWVLRNRPVALTFAVLAVLLSGLLATRLGTEFAPNLDEGDLAVLTMRIPGTSLQQSVRMQQQLEKSLLQQFPEIERMFARIGTSEVATDPMPPNAADSYIMLRPEKEWPAPRKSHAELVAAITAAAQRIPGNNYEFSQPIQLRFNELISGVRSDVAVKVFGDDPEAMQAAARQVAQRLQKLPGAAEVKVEQTEGLPALALQVDRIKAARYGLNVADVQEAFGTLVGGRDVGLVFEGDRRFAITVRLPEGLRNDVDTLRQLPIALPAASSSNNGRASSIPLSEIATLAFVPEANQVSRENGKRRVVVTANVRGRDLGSFVADLKGELKGVKLPAGTWLTLGGQFENLEKAAQRLAIVVPLALAIVFVLLYLMFNSLHDGLLVFTGIPFAMTGGVLALWLRGMPLSISAAIGFIALSGVAVLNGLVMLSFVRVLREQGHSPEQAIREGAQGRLRAVLMTALVASLGFLPMALATSTGAEVQRPLATVVIGGILSSTALTLLILPALYTWRRNEEEKTEPVTSRN, encoded by the coding sequence ATGTATGCACAACTGATTGCCGCGGTCATCGCGCGGCGCTGGCTGGTCGTGTGCGCGGTGCTGTGCCTGGCCGCGCTCGGCCTGTACAGCTATCAAAAGCTGCCGATCGACGCGGTGCCGGACATCACCAACGTGCAGGTGCAGATCAACGCGCCGGCGCACGGCTACTCGCCGCTGGAAGTGGAGCAGCGCATCACGTTCCCGATCGAAACGGTGATGAACGGCTTGCCGGGACTGGAAGGCACGCGGTCGCTGTCGAAGTACGGCCTGTCGCAGGTGACGGTGGTGTTCCGCGACGGTACCGACATCTATTTTGCCCGCCAGCTCGTCAATGAACGGCTGCAGCAGGCCCGCTCCGGCTTGCCGCCGGGCGTGGAGCCGTCGCTGGGGCCGATCGCCACGGGGCTCGGCGAAATCTTCTACTGGACGGTGGAGGCCAGGGATGGCGCCCGCAAGCCCGATGGCACGCCGTACACGCCGACCGACCTGCGCGAGATCCAGGACTGGGTGGTGGCGCCGCAGCTGCGCGGCGTGCCCGGCGTTACGGAGGTCAACACGATCGGCGGCTACGAGAAGGAATTCCAGGTGGCGCCAGACATGGACCGGCTGGCGGCGCATGGCCTGAGCCTCGCGCAACTGATGACGGCGCTCGAACGCAACAACGGCAATGCCGGTGCCGGCTATATCGAGCGCGGCGGCGAACAGTTCGTGGTGCGCACGCCGGGCCAGCTGCGCACGCTAGAAGAAATCCGCAACATCGTGCTCGACGTGGTGCAGGGTGCGCCGATCCGCGTGCGCGACGTGGCCGACGTGGAAACGGGCCGCGAGCTGCGCACCGGCGCCGCCACGGAAAATGGCCGTGAAGTGGTGCTGGGCGCCGTGTTCATGCTGATCGGCGAAAACAGCCGCAGCGTGGCCGACGCGGCGCGGCACCGGCTGGAAGACATCAACCGCTCGCTGCCCGCCGGCGTGCAGGCCTTGCCCGTCTATGACCGCTCGGTGCTCGTCAACAAGGCCATCGGCACGGTGCGCACCAACCTGGCCGAAGGCGCGCTGCTGGTGATCGCGATCCTGTTCCTCTTCCTCTGCAACCTGCGCGCGGCGCTGATCACGGCCATGGTGATCCCGCTGACGATGCTGATGGTGTTTACCGGCATGGTGCAGGCAGGGGTCAGCGCCAACCTGATGAGCCTGGGCGCGCTGGATTTCGGCATCATCATCGATGGTGCCGTGGTGATCGTGGAAAACTGCATCCGGCGGCTGGCCCACGCGCAGGTCGCGGCGGGCAGGCCACTGACGCGTGGCGAACGCTTCGCCGAGGTGGCCGCCGCCGCCGCCGAGGCGCGCCGCCCGCTGCTGTTCGGCCAGCTGATCATCATGACGGTCTACCTGCCGATCTTCGCGCTGACCGGCATCGAGGGCCGCATGTTCCATCCGATGGCCGTGACGGTGGTGATGGCGCTGGTGGCGGCGATGGTGCTGTCGGTAACGTTCGTGCCGGCCGCCGTGGCGCTGTTCGTGACAAAACCCGTGGCCGAACGCGACAGCCGCATCATGGTCAAGGCGCGAGACTGGTATGCCCCGGTGCTCGACTGGGTGCTGCGCAACCGTCCGGTGGCCCTGACGTTCGCCGTGCTGGCCGTGCTGCTGTCGGGGTTGCTGGCGACGCGGCTGGGCACCGAGTTCGCGCCGAACCTGGACGAGGGCGACCTGGCCGTGCTGACCATGCGCATCCCCGGCACCAGCCTGCAGCAATCGGTGCGCATGCAGCAGCAACTGGAAAAATCCCTGCTGCAGCAGTTTCCCGAGATCGAGCGCATGTTCGCCCGCATCGGCACCTCGGAAGTGGCGACCGACCCGATGCCGCCGAACGCGGCGGACAGCTACATCATGCTGCGCCCCGAGAAGGAATGGCCCGCGCCGCGCAAGTCGCACGCCGAGCTGGTGGCGGCGATCACCGCGGCGGCCCAGCGCATCCCCGGCAACAACTACGAGTTCTCGCAACCGATCCAGCTGCGTTTCAACGAACTCATTTCCGGCGTGCGCAGCGACGTGGCCGTGAAGGTGTTCGGCGACGACCCGGAAGCGATGCAGGCCGCGGCCCGGCAGGTGGCGCAGCGCCTGCAGAAGCTGCCCGGCGCCGCCGAGGTGAAGGTCGAGCAGACCGAAGGCTTGCCGGCGCTGGCCTTGCAGGTCGACCGCATCAAGGCGGCACGCTATGGCCTGAACGTGGCGGACGTGCAGGAAGCCTTCGGCACGCTGGTGGGCGGGCGCGACGTGGGCCTGGTCTTCGAAGGCGACCGCCGCTTCGCGATCACGGTGCGCCTGCCGGAGGGCTTGCGCAACGACGTGGACACGCTGCGCCAGCTGCCGATCGCGCTGCCGGCCGCCTCTTCCTCGAACAATGGCCGCGCGTCCAGCATCCCGCTGTCCGAGATCGCCACGCTGGCGTTCGTGCCCGAGGCCAACCAGGTCAGCCGCGAGAACGGCAAGCGCCGCGTGGTGGTCACGGCCAATGTGCGCGGCCGCGATCTGGGCTCCTTCGTGGCGGACCTGAAGGGTGAGCTGAAGGGCGTGAAACTGCCGGCCGGCACCTGGCTGACCCTGGGCGGACAGTTCGAGAACCTGGAGAAGGCCGCGCAGCGGCTGGCCATCGTGGTGCCGCTGGCGCTGGCGATCGTCTTCGTGCTGCTGTACCTGATGTTCAACAGCCTGCACGACGGCCTGCTGGTCTTTACCGGCATTCCGTTCGCGATGACGGGCGGCGTGCTGGCCCTGTGGCTGCGCGGCATGCCTCTGTCGATCTCGGCGGCGATCGGCTTCATCGCCCTGTCCGGCGTGGCGGTGCTGAACGGTCTCGTCATGCTGTCGTTCGTCAGGGTGCTGCGTGAACAGGGCCACTCGCCGGAACAGGCGATCCGCGAAGGCGCGCAGGGCCGGCTGCGGGCGGTGCTGATGACGGCGCTCGTCGCGTCGCTGGGCTTCCTGCCGATGGCGCTGGCCACCAGCACGGGCGCCGAGGTGCAGCGGCCGCTGGCGACGGTGGTCATCGGTGGCATCCTGTCGTCGACGGCGCTGACGCTGCTGATCTTGCCGGCGCTGTACACGTGGCGCCGGAACGAGGAGGAGAAAACGGAACCGGTTACCTCCCGGAATTGA
- a CDS encoding efflux RND transporter periplasmic adaptor subunit produces MTRKQILAIALMCVAAALLAALMLWRQPAGTDAHGHGGQQEHANNEHANNEHADDGKHEEHGEHKEHEDSHGHDDRHADTAPPAAPSDAIAMSEAQIKANGIAIDAAQPAAIREMLHLPAQVRADAERTVAIAAPARGMVQSVPVSPGSVVRKGDALVTLQSPEVAQWRAEAAAAAQRLQLARTVAERERKLWDERISARQDLDTAQATLGEAQVQADAARQRLAALGIAASGGASVTLRAPLSGVVIDRPAVAGMASDGTQPLLTIADLDRVWIEAAVPSGSLAQVEPGMPATVTAAALADAVQGTVSFVGPVLGEATRMATARVTLANPGMRLRPGMLATVDLLGPKGDAAVTVAADAVQTIHERSVVFVRTPGGFEARTVTLGRSDGRRTEIVKGLAAGTRYAAAGSYLLKADLGKAEAEHDH; encoded by the coding sequence ATGACAAGAAAACAGATACTGGCGATCGCGCTGATGTGCGTCGCCGCCGCCTTGCTGGCCGCGCTGATGCTGTGGCGCCAGCCGGCCGGCACCGATGCGCATGGCCATGGCGGGCAGCAAGAACACGCCAACAATGAACATGCCAACAATGAACACGCCGACGATGGCAAGCACGAGGAACACGGGGAGCACAAGGAACACGAGGATTCGCACGGCCACGATGACCGCCATGCCGACACGGCGCCGCCGGCAGCACCCTCGGATGCGATCGCGATGAGCGAGGCGCAGATCAAGGCCAATGGCATCGCCATCGATGCCGCACAGCCGGCCGCCATCCGCGAGATGCTGCACCTGCCGGCGCAGGTGCGTGCCGATGCGGAGCGCACCGTCGCCATCGCGGCACCGGCACGCGGCATGGTGCAATCGGTGCCCGTTTCGCCCGGCAGCGTGGTGCGCAAGGGCGATGCCCTGGTGACGCTGCAAAGTCCGGAAGTGGCGCAATGGCGCGCCGAAGCCGCGGCCGCCGCGCAACGGCTGCAACTGGCGCGCACGGTGGCGGAACGCGAACGCAAGTTATGGGATGAGCGCATCTCGGCCCGGCAAGACCTCGACACCGCCCAGGCCACGCTGGGTGAAGCGCAGGTGCAGGCCGATGCCGCACGCCAGCGCCTGGCCGCCCTCGGTATCGCCGCGTCGGGCGGTGCCAGCGTCACCCTCCGCGCACCGCTGTCCGGCGTGGTGATCGACCGGCCCGCCGTTGCCGGCATGGCGTCGGACGGCACGCAGCCGCTGTTGACCATTGCCGACCTGGACCGGGTGTGGATCGAAGCCGCCGTGCCGTCCGGCAGCCTGGCGCAGGTGGAACCGGGCATGCCGGCGACGGTGACGGCGGCCGCGCTGGCCGACGCGGTGCAGGGCACCGTGTCGTTCGTCGGGCCGGTGCTGGGCGAAGCCACGCGGATGGCGACCGCCCGCGTCACGCTGGCCAATCCCGGCATGCGGCTGCGGCCGGGCATGCTGGCCACCGTCGACCTGCTCGGGCCGAAGGGCGATGCCGCCGTGACCGTGGCGGCTGATGCCGTGCAGACGATCCATGAACGCAGCGTAGTGTTCGTGCGCACTCCCGGCGGCTTCGAGGCGCGCACCGTCACCCTCGGGCGGTCGGACGGGCGGCGCACGGAAATCGTCAAGGGGCTGGCGGCCGGCACGCGCTACGCCGCGGCCGGCAGCTACCTGCTGAAGGCCGATCTCGGCAAGGCCGAAGCCGAGCACGATCACTAA
- a CDS encoding TolC family protein — MFIQPGRRFVPAVVLALACGIAAAGEPATVIPLDLPAAIALAAERHPALRAAAHEASASAAAVEQAGRLPNPELAYLREGHRAGSRTTTVQVSQPLELGGKRKARIAVAQGAFDLAASEHALRRQALRADVIDAFYTALIAGERVQLAQATVELAGKGLQAADGRVAAGKVSPVEASKARVAHADARAELARAAADLVIARNALGALVGEPLEARELAGGAVDALPPVEALPALLQRAAVALSVRRARQQLTYRQAQADAERAARMPDVTLTIGSQRDDQLAHRQAVVGLAIPLPLFDRNGGNLAAAVARTDGARAELEAAELAAHTGLAAAHLRYGQARGEALLLAQDVVPEARNVHALTLKGFEYGKFTFLDVLDAQRTYFQARARQWQAMLDAWRAHADIERLAGPAQSD; from the coding sequence ATGTTCATCCAGCCCGGACGACGATTCGTCCCGGCCGTGGTGCTGGCCCTCGCCTGCGGCATTGCCGCGGCGGGGGAGCCGGCCACGGTCATTCCGCTCGACCTGCCGGCCGCCATCGCGCTGGCGGCCGAGCGCCATCCCGCCCTGCGCGCCGCGGCCCACGAGGCCAGCGCCAGCGCGGCCGCCGTGGAGCAGGCCGGCCGCCTGCCCAACCCCGAACTGGCGTACCTGCGCGAAGGCCACCGCGCGGGCAGCCGCACCACCACCGTGCAGGTCAGCCAGCCGCTCGAACTGGGCGGCAAGAGGAAGGCCCGCATCGCCGTCGCGCAAGGCGCGTTCGACCTGGCTGCCAGCGAGCACGCGCTGCGCCGCCAGGCCCTGCGCGCCGACGTCATCGACGCCTTTTATACGGCCCTGATCGCCGGGGAGCGCGTGCAGCTCGCCCAGGCAACGGTGGAGCTGGCCGGCAAGGGCCTGCAAGCCGCCGACGGCCGGGTCGCCGCCGGCAAGGTCTCGCCGGTGGAAGCCAGCAAGGCGCGCGTGGCACATGCCGATGCCCGCGCCGAACTGGCACGCGCGGCGGCGGACCTGGTGATCGCCCGCAATGCGCTGGGCGCGCTGGTCGGCGAGCCGCTCGAGGCGCGCGAGCTGGCCGGTGGCGCGGTGGACGCGCTGCCGCCGGTCGAAGCGCTGCCGGCGCTGTTGCAGCGGGCCGCCGTTGCGCTGTCCGTACGCCGCGCGCGCCAGCAGTTGACGTACCGGCAGGCACAGGCCGATGCGGAACGCGCGGCGCGCATGCCCGACGTGACGCTCACCATCGGCAGCCAGCGCGACGACCAGCTGGCGCACCGCCAGGCCGTGGTCGGGCTGGCCATCCCGCTGCCGCTTTTCGACCGCAATGGCGGCAACCTGGCAGCGGCCGTCGCCCGCACGGACGGTGCGCGGGCCGAACTGGAAGCGGCCGAACTGGCGGCGCATACCGGCCTCGCGGCCGCCCACCTGCGCTATGGCCAGGCGCGCGGCGAAGCCCTGCTGCTGGCGCAGGACGTGGTGCCCGAAGCGCGCAATGTGCACGCTCTCACCCTGAAGGGTTTCGAGTACGGCAAGTTCACCTTCCTCGACGTACTCGATGCGCAGCGCACCTATTTCCAGGCCCGCGCCCGGCAGTGGCAGGCCATGCTCGACGCGTGGCGCGCCCACGCCGACATCGAGCGCCTGGCCGGCCCGGCACAATCAGACTAA